The DNA region GGATTCACTAACTTTAGTTCTTTAGTGCAATTCAAGATCAGCCATATATAATAATGTCTTTCCATCTTATATTCTCCCTCGGGCAGACGGTCTATTTCCCCATGGGAACTATCATATCGAACCAGATAGAGCCCGTTCTTTACCATCAGTCTATTTTTCTCcgaaataaaagtttgaaaccaatttCCCCCCGAGTCGAAAGTTCGAAAGCTATATCTCCACAGTTTAATTCTATTTCATCAATTAACCCATATATCGGTTTACTATTTACTTAACCGAttagaagaaaactaaacccaaattaaaccaaaataaacccgATTTTGACCCGTTAAACTTCGATTCACTATccaaaaatccctaaaactaaaaatccccaaatttgcGAAGAACCCTAGATCAAGGGTATACACATCACTTGTTGATCTGATGATGATCTGGGGATATCAGGTTAGCTAACATGACTCTCTCTTATTACCACTGTCATCTGGAGAAGGAATCATCATCATAGGTAGAGCGTCAGTGCAAAGAAAAGATTTCATGTGTTTGGACATCTCTTTTGGTTTCTCTTCATTTATCGCATGTCCTGTCTTTTTTAGTAACACCAGTTGTGCTCTGTCTTCCCCTAAATATCTTTAAACAAAAGCAACTCACATTTAATTATCTGTTATACTAATTGAGAAAAATGATATGAATCggaaaccaagaaaaaaaaaaggttaaaaccTTTGCAATCTATGAGCTAATTCCACCGGAAAAACTTGATCTTCCACTCCCCATATTATCAACATCGGCTGCATATTTCAATCTTCACGTATTAGAAGAATTCAAAAAATGATCATCTCCTTGAGTTTATATCTTTATGAACTcagatagaaagagagagagagagacctcaGACCTGTGTTATCTTTGCAAGGTTGGAGAATCTTCTTTCCTTATGCAGAGCTTCCACAAGTTCTTTCCTTTCTTGAAGATAATCTTTACACATTACCTTTGCAATNaaaaaaaaaaaaaaaaaaggttaaaaccTTTGCAATCTATGAGCTAATTCCACTGGAAAAACTTGATCTTCCACTCCCCATATTATCAACGTCGGCTGCATATTTCAATCTTCACGTATTAGAAGAATTCAAAAAATGATCATCTCCTTGAGTTTATATCTTTATGAACTcagatagaaagagagagagagacctcaGACCTGTGTTATCTTTGCAAGGTTGGAGAATCTTCTTCCCTTATGCAGAGCTTCCACAAGTTCTTTCCTTTCTTGAAGATAATCTTTACACATTACCTTTGCAATTGCAAGCAACAAATcctcaacaaacaaaaccctttcGCATCGATTTGATATTTACCAAATACCGTACGacagaatcaatcaatcaaacaaagaaatatacTGTACCAATTAGTTTTGCAAACATATATGGTTTGTTTTTGGGACAGAATCAATCAATGATAAAGGGGTCGGGTAGGAGGAGGAATTTGGTTCAacaattgatttatttttgggaCATATATGGTTTGGTCTCTGGTTTAGACATTATACCGCTATAATCCAGAATCGTGGAGATATAGCTTTCGAACTTTCGACTCGGGGGGAAATTGGTTTCGAACTTTTATTTCGGGGAAAAATAGACCGAGGGTAAAGAACGGACTCTATCTGGTTCGATACGATAGTTCCCATGTGGGAAATAGACCGTCTGCCCTTCTCCCTCAAATAACTTATAAACGGCGACGTTTTAGTGTTGACGTTTTGAGTAGTATGCAAATTTGCTACTACTTTTCTCGTGACCTTTGGATTTCCTCTCTGTATTGTGATTTACTACGAAACCAACCCACTTGGCACCAAAGGTTGGTTCTTTCGCTTCGCTTCGCTTCGCTTCGCTTCGCTTCGCTTCgcttctattttaatttttgtttcttttgttgccTTTTAGCGTTGAGTTCGTGATTCCAAAATCAATGGTTGTAATTTGTGAACCTAAACTATTAAACTAACCAGATACTGTATCTAAGAGATGGTTCTTCCGAGAATTGGGTAAAATCTCAGAATTCTGAGTTTCTGGGTAAGAATGATTCTCAAGCAATAATTGTTAAACAACAATGATCTAggctcttccttttttttttttctcttcttgcttAATGATTCTGTTTCTCTTCGTTTTCGCGTCGTTCCAGtttctggttttggtttatttctCTCAGTAACTGTGAAAGTGTGAATCTTCCGTTTCATTCATGTTTTGATCTGTTTTAGTGGGTAACCTGGATGTTTTTGTTCTTCGTACTACTTTTACCCTCTTGGTCTTTATAATCTCTGTATCTGCCTCTGTATTTCTCACTGAGGGTTCATGTCTAATGAAGCTTACTGGAATACAAAGACAGAGTCTTGGAATCAAAATCGGGCTTTTAGTTCATTCCTGTTCAGGTCCATGTTTGATGTTTTTGAATCCAAAGCTGTTGCTTTCTTTGTGTTCGATGATTTTCTTAAGTAGGGAACTTCAGTCTTGGTTAGAGGGAAATTTGAAGAGAAATCTGAGATTGACTCTTCACTCTGATACATAACTCATGGTTGCTTTTTGCATTTGATCTCAACAGATTGGAGAACCGGTAACCTATTGTGATTTCGCGGGTTTGGTGGTCTGATGGCTTGTTCAGATGGTACATTTACGCGAGTGTTTGCTATAGGAGTACAAGGAGAAGAGTCTTTCTATGCTCCTCGTGATGATGTCTTCACTCTGCTTCAACCTACTTCACCACCAACGATGTCTAGTACCAAGAACATTCCAAaacctcctcctcttcctcaccGTTTTCAAGCTTCCACAAGGACACCTTCGAGCTTATCACACCTTCTTGTGCCCAAAGAAGCCGTAGAAACTTGGGATAAGCTTTTCAAGGAAGGATTTGGTGCAGATACATATGTTGAAATCGATAACAAATCTCGGTTTCCAGCTCATTCAAGTGTCTTGGTGAGTTCTTTGTTAAGATATTACTCTGTTTTAGCTCATGGGAATATGATAACTCAATGGGGTCATTGGCCTCATTTTTCGGGCTTACTGATGATATATTAAAAGGTTTTGTCCTCTCCAGGCTGCAGCCTCACCCGTTATGGCGAAACTTCTGAACAAATCAAGggataaaaatgggaaaacatACCTCAAAATCTTCGGAGTGCCTTATGAAGCAGTTTACATGTTCATTCGGTTTCTATATTCTTCCTGGTATGTTCTATGTGTTCAAATCGAAATTTCGTTTATAATGCTAGTTTCTCCTTTGAAGCATGCTCAATATTAAAACCTGCAGCTACGAGGAGGAAGAAATGAATAAGTTTGTGCTCCACTTATTGGTTCTGTCGCACTGCTACTCAATACCATCTCTTAAAAGAGTTTGTAAAGAGGTTCTCGATAAAGGATGGATTAACAAAGAGAATGTGATCGATGTGTTTCAATTGGCCCGGAACTGCGATGCGACTAGGATTTGCTGTGTATGTTTCTCAATGGTCATTAAAGACTTCAAATCTGTATCATCAACAGAGGGATGGAAAGTGATGAAACGAGCTAATCCTCTACTTGAACAAGAGCTCGTTGAGGCAGTCATTGAAGCAGACACTCGGAAacaagagagaaggagaaaactTGAGGACAGAAAAGTGTATCTGCAGCTTTATGAAGCCATGGAAGCTCTTGTCCACATATGTAGTGAAGGTTGTGGGACAATTGGACCTCGTGATAAGGCTCTTAAAGGAAGCCAAACCGTGTGTAAGTTCCCGGCGTGTAAAGGGCTTGAAGGTGCACTCAGACATTTCTTGGGATGCAAGTCTAGGGCTTCATGTCCTCATTGCAGAAGGATGTGGCAGCTTCTTCAGCTTCACTCTTGTATCTGTGGAGATTCAGATTCTTGCAAAGTTCCTCTCTGCTGGTACAAACTGTAATTAGTGTCATTTCACATTTCAGACAACTACAGTTTTCAGATACAGACTgtaattattttcttcaactTGTAGGAATTTCAAGGTGAAAATGAAGAAACTTAGCAGGAAAGAAGAATCTACATGGCGATTGCTTGTAGAGAACATTATTACGGCGAAGAACAGTCTCGGGCCGTTCTCTTCACCTTCACGTCCTTCTGTTTTGAGATAAGAAGGTTTTAGTGTAGTATAGCCACAAAAAGAAACGTATATCTGCAGTGTTAAACGAAAACGTCTATGTGCAGTGTAAAGTGTATATTACATACGGCGCACATTAGAGGTCTTGAACGAACATTGtctataccatgtttgttataATACAACATGCCGAATCGTGATCCGTGACAGTTAGATATTCAAATCTATAATATTATTGGTCGTAAACGACTTTATTTAGAGACAAACAAAGAAGATATACATGTTATTTTATTCATGTGATGCTCGTAATGACTAAACATATTTTCAAGTTGAGGTATCTAGTGAAAATATATGTTTCCAAATTCCAAGTAATCAACCTTCTTACGATTAAAAGTACTATAGTTTCTTTTTGTAAGGATGATAATTGATATAATACGGCGGGTCTCTCGTTGACTTTTGATGGTCATTTGACTTTGCATAGTCACCAAGAGCAAGTAGCTAATATTAAtcactaattattttttccGTCTTTAAATGAACTTCTTCAAACTTcaacaacatcaaaaaaaaaaaaaacacaaacccaaTTTTAGTTGTCTTTTTATTCCCTTGTTTTTCAAGAAACCAGACGAAAATGGAAACGTTTCGTTTTCTCTATTTGGTCTATTCAGCAACGTTTGGATTGGGTCTCATCGTTTCGGTTTATGCACAAGACCAATCAGgttctttttttaaaactattcaTGACTATTTTCTTGTGAAGAAAGTATAATCCTTTAATCTTTATTTGTTGCATGATCATAGGTTTCATAAGCATCGATTGTGGTATCCCAAGTGGATCATCGTACAAAGACGACTCAACGGGTATAAACTACGTCTCAGATTCATCCTTTGTTGAAACCGGAGTCTCCAGATCGATTCCCTTAACAGCTCAAAGACAGCTTCAAACCCTAAGGAGCTTTCCTGAAGGTTCTAGAAACTGCTACACACTGATTCCAAATCAGGGGAAGGGCAAGAAGTACCTCATAAGGGCTAGTTTCATGTACGGTAACTACGACGGAGAGAATGGTTCACCCGAGTTTGATCTGTTTCTTGGTGGAAATATCTGGGAAACTGTCTTGCTCAGCAATGGATCGGTCGTTGTATCCAAAGAAGTCGTTTACTTGAGCCAATCtgagaaaatatttgtttgtttgggaAATAAAGGCAAAGGTACTCCATTTATCTCGACTTTAGAGCTCAGGTTTCTCGGAAACGACAACACGACGTATGAATCTCCAAACGGTGCCTTGTTCTTCTCTAGACGCTGGGACTTTGGCTCTCTCATGGATTCACCTGTCAGGTAATGCTCTGTTTCGTACTCTGTTTTCTGCTCTGTCTCATGCTTTGttaattgctctgtttctgaatGTGTTAAAACTTTGACATatgaagacttttttttttgtggtgtgaATCAGATATGATGATGACGTGTACGACAGAATCTGGATACCTCGCAACTTTGGCTATTGTAGAGAGATCAATACCTCACTTCCAGTGATCTCAAACAACAATAGTTACAACCTTTCCAGTTTGGTGATGAGTACAGCGATGActccaacaaacacaacaagACCCATCACAATGAATTTGGAAAACAGTGATCCAAATGTCAGGTACTTTGTTTACATGCACTTCGCTGAGGTTGAAGATCTTAGTCTCAAACCAAACCAGACCAGAGAGTTCGACATCAGCGTTAACGGTGTAACAGTTGCTTCTGGCTTCAGCCCCAAATATCTTCAAACTAACACTGTTTTTCTAAACCCTGAGAGCCAAACCGAGATTGGGTTTTCTCTCGTAAGAACTCCCAAGTCTACTCTTCCGCCAATCGTTAACGCTCTAGAGATCTTTATTGCAAACAGTTTCTCCCAGTCTCTCACTAACCAAGAGGATGGTATGTGATAGTAAAATGGCATACaaagttcaatcttttttttcttggtttgatcAATTCACTTGAAACGTATAGGTGACGCGGTTACAAATCTAAAGGCGAGTTACAAAGTAAAGAAGAACTGGCAAGGAGATCCATGTTTGCCTAACGACTACATTTGGGAGGGCCTTAACTGAAGTTATGTTAGTCTTACTCCTCCCAGAATCACATCACTGTAAGTGTAGTTAAATTTTCATCTCTTCTTGATCAATCCGTAGATATTGTATATTGACTAGAAAATTTGGTTATTGGAGGCAGGAACTTATCATCTATCGGGTTAACGGGTCACATATCTCCATCCTTCTCTAACCTCACAATGATTCAGGAGCTGTGAGTTTATCTATACCTATACTTTTGTATATTGTTAAAGAGGTTTTTTAACTTGAACAAGGCAACTCTATTATCAGGGACTTATCAAACAACGGCTTAACTGGAGACATTCCAGAGTTTCTGTCAAAACTAAAGTTCTTGAGGGTTTTGTAAGTTATAGAGTATAGACATATCAATACAACGATAACAAATTAGAATGGTAACTACGGACTCTTAACTCTTAATAAAATCTGCAGAAATCTAGGGAAGAACAAGCTAACCGGTTCAGTCCCGTCCGAGCTATTAGAGAGAGCAAAGAGCGGATCGTTCTCGCTACATGTTGGAGAGAATCCAGACCTCTGTACAGAAATTTCTTGCGGAAAAAGCAACAGCAAAAAACTCGTGATCCCGCTGGTCGCATCATTTGCAGCATTGTTCATTCTCTTGTTATTGTCTGGTCTGTTTTGGAGAATTAAGAACCGgagaaaaaagagtaaaaatctATCTCTACTTCTATCTTTTTTACGTTTATCTGTTTATCACATAACTAAACCTACtgttaaaacttttattttgcaAAGTAAACTCTGCGGTGGAAGAAAATGCAGAAAACGGAGCAAGAAACAATCTAATGGCGAAATCAGAGAACAAATTATTGTTTACCTTTGCAGACGTTGTAAAGATGACAAATAACTTCGGTCGAGTCCTCGGCAAAGGAGGTTTTGGAACAGTCTACCATGGCTACTATAACAACCTTCAAGTCGCTGTTAAACTTTTATCAGAAACATCAGCTCAAGGATTCAAAGAGTTTCGCTCCGAGGTAATGTAGTAGAATTCTAGGTATTTATTGATTCCAAAAAGAGATGTAAATTAAAACTACTTCCTATACATATTATTCACATAGGTTGAAGTTCTTGTGAGAGTTCACCACGTACACCTAACTGCGCTGATCGGTTATTTCCATGATGGTGATCAAATGGGATTGATCTATGAGTTCATGGCTAATGGGAACATGGCAGATCATCTCGCGGGAAAGTATGACCAGACATTGAGCTGGACTCAACGGCTTCAGATTGCACTTGATGCAGCACAAGGTATGaccaaagttttgatttttagttttttttaggttATGAATTAGTCCGGAAGTTTTCATCTTTAACGAAAACGATCTCAATGAAGGGCTTGAGTATCTTCACTGTGGATGCAAACCTGCGATAGTTCACAGAGATGTGAAAACTTCCAACATATTGTTGAAcgataaaaacagagcaaagctTGCGGATTTTGGACTCTCCCGGAGTTTTCATACCGAGAGTCGTTCTCACGTATCCACTCTAGTCGCTGGGACTCCAGGATATCTCGACCCGCTGttagttttctctctttatatCTGTCATATTTACTTTACCAAACATCAATGTTTTAGTAACTGTATGATGTTTGTTAAACGATGTGTATAGATGCTTTGAGACAACCGGGTTAAACGAGAAGAGTGACATTTACAGCTTTGGAGTTGTTCTGTTAGAGATCATTACGGGGAAAACAGCGATCAGTGCTTCACAAACGAAGCGTGTTCATGTGAGTGATTGGGTGATATCGATCTTGAGGTCTACGAATGATGTGAACAATGTAATAGACCCGAAGATGGGAAAAGATATTGATGCAAACTCTGTATGGAAAGTTGTGG from Camelina sativa cultivar DH55 chromosome 3, Cs, whole genome shotgun sequence includes:
- the LOC104763537 gene encoding uncharacterized protein LOC104763537, with protein sequence MCKDYLQERKELVEALHKGRRFSNLAKITQPTLIIWGVEDQVFPVELAHRLQRYLGEDRAQLVLLKKTGHAINEEKPKEMSKHMKSFLCTDALPMMMIPSPDDSGNKRESC
- the LOC104763544 gene encoding BTB/POZ and TAZ domain-containing protein 3-like encodes the protein MACSDGTFTRVFAIGVQGEESFYAPRDDVFTLLQPTSPPTMSSTKNIPKPPPLPHRFQASTRTPSSLSHLLVPKEAVETWDKLFKEGFGADTYVEIDNKSRFPAHSSVLAAASPVMAKLLNKSRDKNGKTYLKIFGVPYEAVYMFIRFLYSSCYEEEEMNKFVLHLLVLSHCYSIPSLKRVCKEVLDKGWINKENVIDVFQLARNCDATRICCVCFSMVIKDFKSVSSTEGWKVMKRANPLLEQELVEAVIEADTRKQERRRKLEDRKVYLQLYEAMEALVHICSEGCGTIGPRDKALKGSQTVCKFPACKGLEGALRHFLGCKSRASCPHCRRMWQLLQLHSCICGDSDSCKVPLCWNFKVKMKKLSRKEESTWRLLVENIITAKNSLGPFSSPSRPSVLR